One genomic region from Zalophus californianus isolate mZalCal1 chromosome 12, mZalCal1.pri.v2, whole genome shotgun sequence encodes:
- the LOC113911416 gene encoding olfactory receptor 2A25, with product MFKHFPQAFRLGELHYLFHREMGGNQTSVTEFILLGFPLSPGIQMFLFGLFSLFFVFTLLGNGLILGLIWQDSRLHTPMYFFLSHLAIVDIAYACNTVPQMLVNLLNPDKPISFAGCLTQTFLFLTFAHTECLLLVVMSYDRFVAICHPLRYSAIMSWRVCITLALTSWILGVSLALVHLVLLIPLPFCGPQKVNHFFCEIIAVLKLACVDTHINEIMVLAGAASVLVGPFSSIVISYIHILCAILKIQSEEGRQKAFSTCSSHLCVVGLFYGTAIIMYVGPRYGNPKEQKKYLLLFHSLFNPMLNPLIYNLRNKEVKAALKRMLEKERMS from the coding sequence ATGTTTAAACACTTCCCTCAGGCATTCAGACTTGGTGAGCTCCATTATCTCTTTCACAGGGAAATGGGGGGAAATCAGACCTCTGTCACAGAGTTCATCCTACTGGGATTTCCCCTCAGCCCAGGGATTCAGATGTTTCTCTTTgggctcttctccctcttctttgtcTTCACCCTGTTGGGGAACGGGCTCATCCTGGGGCTCATCTGGCAGGACTCCCGACtgcacacccccatgtacttcttcctctcccatctggCCATCGTCGACATAGCCTATGCCTGCAACACCGTGCCCCAGATGCTGGTGAACCTCCTGAATCCAGACAAGCCCATCTCCTTTGCTGGCTGCTTGACCCAGAcctttcttttcttgacttttgCTCATACTGAATGTCTTCTTCTGGTGGTAATGTCCTATGATCGGTTTGTGGCCATCTGCCACCCCCTCCGATATTCTGCCATCATGAGCTGGAGGGTCTGCATCACCCTGGCATTGACTTCCTGGATTTTAGGAGTCTCCCTGGCCCTAGTACATCTAGTGTTACTCATACCATTGCCCTTCTGTGGACCCCAGAAAGTTAACCATTTTTTCTGTGAAATTATAGCTGTCCTCAAGCTTGCCTGTGTAGATACCCACATTAATGAGATTATGGTTTTGGCTGGGGCAGCGTCTGTGCTGGTGGGACCATTCTCCTCAATTGTGATATCTTACATCCATATTCTATGTGCCATCCTAAAGATTCAGTCAGAGGAGGGGCGCCAGAAAGCCTTCTCCACCTGTTCATCCCATCTCTGTGTGGTTGGACTCTTTTATGGCACAGCCATTATAATGTATGTTGGGCCCAGATATGGGAACCCCAAGGAGCAGAAGAAATATCTCCTCCTGTTTCACAGCCTTTTCAATCCCATGCTCAACCCCCTGATCTATAATCTGAGGAATAAAGAAGTCAAAGCTGCTCTGAAGAGGATGcttgaaaaagagagaatgtcaTGA
- the LOC113911551 gene encoding olfactory receptor 2A5: MTENQTWVTEFILLGFPLSPKLQGFLFGLFSLFYACTLLGNSIILGLIWLDSRLHTPLYFFLSHLAIVDIAYASNNVPKMLANLLNKEKTISFVPCIMQMFLYMAFAHTECLILVMMSYDRYVAICHPLHYSVIMSWRVCTIQAVTSWACGSLLALVHVVLILRLPFCGPLEINHFFCEILSVLKLACADTRLNQVVIFVACVFILLGPLCLVLVSYMHILFAILRIRSGEGRRKAFSTCSSHLCVVGLFFGSAIVMYMAPKSHHPEEQQKILSLFYSLFNPMLNPLIYSLRNAEVKGALRRALWKERSM; this comes from the coding sequence ATGACGGAAAATCAAACATGGGTCACAGAATTCATTCTCCTTGGATTCCCGCTCAGCCCAAAGCTGCAGGGGTTCCTCTTTGGGCTCTTTTCCCTGTTCTATGCCTGCACCCTGCTGGGGAACAGCATCATCCTGGGGCTCATCTGGCTGGACTCCCGACTGCACACCCCCttgtacttcttcctctcccacctggCCATCGTCGACATAGCCTATGCTTCAAATAATGTCCCAAAGATGCTGGCGAACCTCCTGAACAAGGAAAAAACTATCTCCTTTGTCCCATGCATAATGCAGATGTTTTTATACATGGCTTTTGCTCACACTGAGTGTCTCATCTTAGTAATGATGTCCTATGATCGGTACGTGGCGATCTGCCACCCCCTACATTACTCTGTCATCATGAGCTGGAGAGTGTGCACCATTCAGGCTGTCACTTCCTGGGCATGTGGCTCCCTGCTGGCCCTGGTCCATGTGGTTCTCATCCTGAGGCTGCCCTTCTGTGGGCCTCTTGAAATCAACCACTTCTTCTGTGAAATCCTGTCCGTCCTCAAGCTGGCCTGTGCTGACACGAGGCTCAACCAAGTGGTCATCTTTGTGGCCTGTGTGTTTATCTTACTGGGGCCCCTCTGCTTGGTGCTGGTGTCCTATATGCACATCCTGTTTGCCATCCTGAGGATCCGGTCCGGGGAGGGCCGCAGGAAGGCCTTCTCCACCTGTTCCTCCCACCTCTGTGTGGTGGGGCTCTTCTTTGGCAGTGCCATTGTCATGTACATGGCCCCcaaatcccaccaccctgaggaGCAGCAGAAGATCCTTTCCCTGTTTTATAGCCTTTTCAACCCTATGCTGAACCCACTGATCTACAGCCTGAGGAACGCAGAGGTCAAGGGTGCCCTGAGGAGAGCGCTGTGGAAGGAGAGATCAATGTGA